The Marinilongibacter aquaticus genome has a window encoding:
- the ribH gene encoding 6,7-dimethyl-8-ribityllumazine synthase, translated as MSTAHKNLSEYNSEGLIDIQEKRFAVITAEWNEKITSALRDGAVATLKMHGAKDEHIIQATVPGSYELSFAAQIFAAKAEIDAVIAIGCVIQGETKHNDYINHAVAQGLTNVGLKYNKPVIFGVLTPNTYAQAEDRAGGKHGNKGDEAAITAIKMLRLVD; from the coding sequence ATGAGTACAGCACATAAAAACCTTTCGGAATACAACAGCGAAGGCTTGATCGACATTCAGGAAAAACGCTTTGCCGTCATTACTGCCGAGTGGAACGAGAAAATCACTTCCGCCCTTCGCGACGGGGCAGTGGCCACCTTGAAAATGCACGGTGCAAAAGATGAGCACATCATACAAGCGACCGTGCCCGGAAGCTATGAACTCAGCTTTGCCGCACAAATATTTGCTGCCAAAGCAGAGATCGACGCGGTAATTGCCATTGGTTGCGTAATTCAGGGTGAAACCAAGCACAATGATTACATCAACCATGCGGTGGCCCAAGGCCTGACCAACGTGGGTTTGAAATACAACAAACCGGTAATTTTTGGCGTACTCACACCCAATACCTATGCTCAGGCTGAAGACAGAGCCGGAGGAAAACATGGCAACAAAGGTGACGAAGCCGCCATTACGGCAATAAAAATGTTGCGTTTAGTGGATTGA
- a CDS encoding aspartate kinase, translating into MQVWKFGGTSVGKPERMKSIRNLVTADAGKKVVVLSALSGSTNALLSIGESLMRANKEEATLKIDELLAHYEQFVHALFASEEGLKSGKTIVANEFNFIRSLANLNHYNQKHDKQMVAQGEIMSTQLFTAYMKEQGESVALISALDFMRIDVDGEPELAVIAEKLKEVVDKQADKQILVTQGFICRNPRNEIDNLKRGGSDYSASLIGGALEAEEIQIWTDIDGMHNNDPRVVKRTFPVRELLFEEAAELAYFGAKILHPSTITPAKLKGVPVRLKNTMDPEAPGTVITSKISNQVEIKAIAAKDNITAIYIHSMRMLNAYGFLRRVFDVFEKHKTPVDMITTSEVSVAMTIDNSERLDAISADLKQFAELEEHDRNQSIICIVGNFLADKAGIAIRILEAVKHIPIRMISYGASEHNISLLVDSKHKNEALEALNENLFDFDQP; encoded by the coding sequence ATGCAAGTTTGGAAATTTGGTGGTACATCGGTTGGTAAGCCAGAAAGAATGAAATCGATCCGTAATTTGGTTACAGCCGATGCGGGGAAAAAAGTGGTGGTACTTTCGGCCCTCTCGGGTTCGACAAACGCCTTGCTCTCGATCGGTGAATCTTTGATGCGGGCCAATAAAGAAGAAGCCACGCTGAAAATCGATGAGCTTTTGGCACATTACGAGCAGTTTGTACACGCACTTTTTGCTTCTGAAGAAGGATTGAAAAGTGGAAAAACCATTGTTGCCAACGAATTCAACTTCATTCGCTCTTTGGCCAACTTGAATCATTACAACCAAAAGCACGACAAGCAGATGGTGGCCCAAGGCGAAATCATGAGCACCCAGCTTTTCACGGCTTATATGAAAGAGCAAGGTGAAAGCGTTGCCCTTATTTCTGCCCTCGATTTCATGCGAATTGATGTAGACGGAGAGCCCGAACTGGCTGTAATCGCCGAAAAATTGAAAGAAGTTGTCGACAAACAAGCCGACAAACAAATACTGGTTACGCAAGGCTTTATCTGCCGAAACCCGCGAAACGAAATCGATAACCTGAAACGTGGCGGCTCGGATTATTCTGCCTCTTTGATCGGTGGAGCACTCGAAGCCGAAGAAATTCAGATTTGGACCGACATCGACGGCATGCACAACAACGACCCGCGGGTTGTAAAACGCACCTTCCCTGTGCGTGAATTGCTTTTCGAAGAAGCGGCAGAATTGGCTTATTTTGGGGCGAAAATCTTGCACCCCAGCACCATTACACCCGCCAAGCTCAAAGGCGTGCCCGTGCGTTTGAAAAACACCATGGACCCCGAAGCTCCCGGCACAGTGATCACCTCCAAGATTAGCAATCAGGTAGAAATCAAGGCCATTGCCGCAAAAGACAACATCACGGCCATTTATATTCATTCGATGCGTATGCTGAATGCCTACGGTTTCTTGCGTCGCGTATTTGATGTTTTCGAAAAGCACAAAACGCCTGTCGACATGATCACCACTTCTGAAGTTTCAGTGGCCATGACGATCGACAATTCCGAGCGTCTCGATGCCATTTCTGCTGATTTAAAGCAATTCGCCGAACTCGAAGAGCACGACCGCAACCAAAGTATTATTTGTATTGTCGGTAATTTCCTTGCCGATAAGGCGGGAATCGCCATCCGTATTTTGGAGGCCGTGAAACATATTCCTATTCGTATGATTTCTTACGGAGCATCGGAACACAACATTTCGCTGCTGGTAGATTCGAAGCATAAAAATGAGGCTCTAGAAGCCTTGAACGAAAACCTTTTTGATTTTGATCAGCCATGA
- a CDS encoding DinB family protein translates to MKNALKNLYLKNLDQLEKELLAYESEELLYAKVDSIPNSGGNLVHHLCGNVQHFIGAILGKTGYVRDRDAEFSAKIDRDELLEYIQDARGAIEAAFDETEESDMENLYPIEVFGGQKLAIVDMLLHLLAHFNYHVGQINYHRRLIQHTV, encoded by the coding sequence ATGAAAAACGCATTGAAAAACCTCTATCTAAAAAACCTCGACCAGTTGGAAAAGGAACTTTTGGCCTATGAAAGCGAAGAATTGCTTTATGCCAAAGTAGATTCCATCCCCAATTCGGGAGGAAACCTTGTGCACCACCTTTGCGGTAACGTGCAACATTTCATCGGAGCCATTTTGGGCAAAACGGGCTATGTACGCGATCGTGACGCCGAGTTTTCGGCCAAAATCGACCGTGACGAACTGCTCGAATATATTCAAGATGCCCGCGGTGCAATTGAGGCCGCCTTCGATGAAACAGAAGAAAGCGATATGGAAAACCTTTATCCGATCGAGGTTTTTGGCGGACAAAAACTTGCAATTGTCGACATGCTCTTGCACCTTTTGGCTCATTTCAATTATCATGTCGGCCAAATAAACTATCATAGACGACTCATTCAACATACCGTATAA
- the serS gene encoding serine--tRNA ligase, with protein sequence MLQVAFIRESKELAIAGLNKRNFKDAEQAIEKVLDLDQKRRETQAQLDAQLAEANQLAKTIGGLMKAGKRDEAEGIKAQTAELKVSSKTLEESLKSLESELQENLYNIPNIPHESVPAGKSADDNEEVFRFGDIPALHDEAKPHWELIKEYDIVDFDLGNKVSGAGFPFYKGKGARLQRAMINFFLDEALDAGYFEVQPPILINEDSGFGTGQLPDKEGQMYEATADKLFLIPTAEVPITNMYRDVILNEEQIPAKNVGHTPCFRREAGSWGAHVRGLNRLHQFDKVEIVQVRKPEDSYKALDEMVDHVKGLLEKLELPYRILRLCGGDMGFTSALTYDFEVFSAAQQRWLEVSSVSNFETYQSNRLKLRYKVDGKTQLLHTLNGSALALPRILAAILENNQSEKGIAIPKALQAYCGFEHIA encoded by the coding sequence ATGTTACAAGTTGCCTTTATTCGGGAAAGCAAAGAATTGGCCATCGCAGGCCTAAACAAAAGAAATTTCAAAGACGCCGAACAGGCCATTGAAAAGGTCTTGGATCTCGACCAAAAAAGAAGAGAAACACAAGCTCAACTCGATGCCCAATTGGCCGAAGCCAACCAGTTGGCCAAGACCATCGGTGGCCTGATGAAAGCAGGAAAAAGAGACGAGGCCGAAGGCATAAAAGCCCAAACGGCCGAATTGAAAGTTTCTTCCAAAACACTGGAAGAGAGCCTGAAGAGCCTCGAAAGTGAATTGCAAGAAAACCTTTACAATATACCGAACATCCCTCATGAATCTGTACCGGCGGGTAAATCTGCCGACGACAACGAAGAGGTCTTCCGTTTTGGCGACATCCCCGCATTGCACGATGAAGCCAAACCGCATTGGGAACTGATCAAAGAATACGACATTGTCGACTTCGATTTGGGCAATAAAGTAAGCGGGGCGGGGTTTCCCTTCTACAAAGGTAAGGGTGCCCGACTGCAAAGAGCCATGATCAACTTTTTCTTGGACGAAGCCCTGGACGCAGGCTATTTTGAGGTACAACCGCCCATTCTGATCAACGAAGACTCGGGATTCGGCACAGGCCAATTGCCCGACAAAGAGGGTCAAATGTACGAAGCCACTGCCGATAAGCTTTTCCTCATTCCCACTGCCGAAGTGCCGATCACGAACATGTATCGTGATGTGATATTGAACGAAGAGCAAATTCCCGCAAAAAATGTGGGCCATACACCCTGTTTTCGTCGCGAAGCCGGAAGCTGGGGAGCTCACGTGCGTGGCCTCAACCGCCTGCATCAATTCGATAAAGTGGAAATTGTACAAGTGCGAAAGCCGGAAGATTCCTATAAGGCATTGGATGAGATGGTTGACCATGTAAAAGGCCTGCTTGAAAAGCTAGAATTGCCCTACCGCATTTTGCGTTTGTGTGGCGGCGACATGGGCTTTACTTCGGCTCTTACTTACGATTTTGAGGTGTTTTCGGCCGCCCAGCAACGTTGGTTGGAAGTGAGCTCGGTCAGCAATTTCGAAACCTACCAGTCGAACCGCCTGAAACTCCGTTACAAAGTAGATGGGAAAACACAGCTTTTGCATACGTTGAACGGGTCGGCTTTGGCTTTGCCACGCATTTTAGCCGCCATTTTGGAAAACAATCAGAGTGAGAAAGGTATTGCTATTCCAAAAGCTTTGCAAGCCTATTGCGGCTTTGAACACATTGCCTGA
- a CDS encoding 5-formyltetrahydrofolate cyclo-ligase, with product MHKTALREKYLKLREELSPEEIGRRNRLIVDLFFSRLMIHRYDKVHVYLPVLARNEVDTRAIIHTLLADFPAEVFVPKMQKAHQLSHHHFDKYTVTETNKWGIPEPTNKGMSSADFFKTEEDILVIVPLLSFDKTLHRVGYGGGFYDRFLAHKTSNTLTVGLSYFPAAEKIEGLDDTDLPLNHVISPERVW from the coding sequence ATGCATAAAACGGCTCTTCGTGAAAAATACCTGAAACTTCGAGAGGAGCTTTCTCCCGAAGAAATTGGACGAAGAAACCGTCTGATAGTTGATTTGTTTTTTAGTCGATTAATGATCCATCGCTACGATAAAGTGCACGTGTACCTGCCTGTTTTGGCACGAAACGAGGTGGATACACGTGCAATCATTCATACTTTATTGGCCGATTTTCCTGCCGAGGTATTTGTGCCCAAAATGCAGAAGGCACACCAACTCAGCCATCATCATTTCGACAAATATACCGTTACCGAAACCAACAAGTGGGGCATTCCCGAACCGACGAATAAAGGCATGAGCAGTGCCGATTTTTTCAAAACTGAAGAAGATATTCTGGTGATTGTACCGCTGCTCAGCTTCGATAAAACCCTGCATCGCGTGGGTTATGGAGGCGGTTTTTACGATCGTTTTTTGGCCCACAAAACCAGCAATACCCTCACTGTGGGCTTATCTTATTTTCCAGCCGCAGAAAAAATCGAAGGCCTAGACGACACCGATTTGCCTTTGAATCACGTCATCAGTCCAGAAAGGGTTTGGTAA
- a CDS encoding CotH kinase family protein, whose amino-acid sequence MKKTLFCLSLFATFQVNAQGGNTARIQSSSPLLINEVMASNNESALDEEGDDSDWIELFNTTSEDIDLNGYFLSDDEKEWDKFEIEGSLVVPANGRLVLWASGKPELGINHLDFSLSADGEWLGLVSPEEEIVDSLRFGKQKTDVSYGRETDGSDVLRFFSPSSYNGPNNAANAYLGFLEPPVFSHESGFYQSSFNLDISHENNDVEIYYSTDGSIPSPDAVNPVTYHVKFGYPYDTYGQPFPLYDNTYRSFEYSGAAIAISDPQNEPNKIAGITTTYHPHALFSPPNSIDKCRVINAVAYKEGYLPSKQVSRSYFFSANGNNPYQLPLISLNIQPDFLFDYQKGIYVPGVEYDNWRATNPSVPANVYAYANYQRRGDAYEYPANFNYLSEDLGESFEQNVGFRLQGATTRSQQMKSLRVYARTEYEHNELEYPFFEDRSYDAYKRLILHSAGQDYLTLIKDLSIQKAASHLNFDTQAGKSAMVFINGEIWGIHHIRERYDKHYFAQKYGVDEDNLDITKTLYPTNDNMEEGDPAHYAALSAYFWSHEFYSNSEYEYIQTQMDVDNFIDYHIAEIFFLNGDWAGGNNHGLWREKVAYNPNAEQGRDGRWRWFMYDVDGVLIRPWIEDNSMQLAVNPDFGESTLFLRKLLQNTDFKNKFVNRFSDMLNTSFAYDYVAPFILANKENLSHAIDKHIARWGTPPNYAYWESEIDKALESLQIRENIQRDQLRSVLGMSDAYTLTVEVSAEEAGFVHVNSIDILSDTEGIDESPYPWSGTYFKDKPFQIHARANFGYKFLHWEHNAEILTDSVLTINLLANETYRAVFEEDFTSENPMPVAFEASACGYQFTFWDEDSPKGSFPAHMAFVYMNEEDPTLESEIEGFTNGNYDYTSKTRISGLGEEGISFINTGSGREGYPDTKLGGAILSVNTSGMDSLKLLFTAGTVEANSREYNLRLQYRIGDKLPFADWLDENNEPVEYMRSSTSGQSENFELNLPAELMNREYVQILWRYYFTGVRNDEESGARDEIRLDDVRLQSNLKLETPVIVDEIYDTFRLIEAQNVVNPAVRFELEAGGNILLNPGFETGQGTVFRANIADCTD is encoded by the coding sequence ATGAAGAAAACTTTATTCTGTCTTTCACTTTTCGCCACGTTTCAGGTAAATGCTCAAGGCGGAAACACCGCCCGAATTCAATCGTCCAGCCCATTGCTTATCAATGAGGTAATGGCCAGCAACAACGAATCGGCTTTGGATGAAGAAGGCGATGATTCGGATTGGATCGAACTTTTCAATACCACTTCAGAAGACATCGATTTGAATGGATATTTCCTGAGCGACGATGAGAAAGAATGGGATAAATTCGAGATCGAGGGCTCTTTGGTGGTTCCCGCAAATGGTCGGCTGGTGCTCTGGGCCAGTGGCAAGCCCGAATTGGGTATCAATCATTTGGATTTTTCGCTTTCGGCCGATGGCGAATGGCTAGGACTGGTTTCTCCAGAAGAAGAAATTGTCGATTCGCTGCGTTTCGGGAAACAGAAAACGGATGTGTCGTATGGTCGAGAAACCGACGGAAGCGATGTCTTGCGATTTTTCAGTCCATCTTCTTACAACGGCCCGAACAATGCAGCAAATGCCTATTTGGGTTTTTTGGAACCGCCTGTTTTTTCGCATGAATCGGGCTTTTATCAAAGTAGTTTCAATTTGGATATTTCACATGAAAACAACGATGTAGAAATTTACTATTCTACCGACGGCTCGATTCCCAGTCCAGATGCCGTCAATCCGGTAACATACCATGTGAAGTTTGGTTATCCTTACGACACCTATGGCCAACCGTTTCCGCTTTACGACAACACGTATCGATCTTTTGAATATTCGGGAGCCGCGATTGCCATTAGCGATCCGCAAAATGAACCAAATAAAATTGCGGGGATAACCACAACCTATCATCCGCACGCTCTTTTTTCTCCGCCCAATTCGATCGACAAGTGCAGGGTGATCAATGCGGTGGCCTACAAAGAAGGTTATTTGCCGAGCAAGCAAGTGAGCCGTTCGTATTTTTTCAGTGCCAACGGAAACAATCCCTATCAATTGCCACTGATCAGTTTGAACATTCAGCCCGATTTTCTTTTCGATTATCAGAAGGGGATTTATGTACCGGGTGTAGAATACGACAATTGGCGAGCGACCAATCCCAGTGTGCCGGCCAATGTGTATGCCTATGCCAATTATCAGCGGAGGGGCGATGCGTATGAATATCCGGCCAACTTCAATTATTTGAGTGAGGACTTGGGCGAAAGTTTCGAACAAAATGTGGGTTTCCGTCTGCAAGGAGCAACAACACGGTCGCAGCAAATGAAATCGCTTCGTGTATACGCTCGAACAGAATATGAGCACAACGAATTGGAGTATCCTTTTTTCGAAGACAGGTCTTACGACGCCTACAAAAGGTTAATTCTGCATTCGGCGGGACAAGATTATCTGACTTTGATCAAAGACCTGAGTATACAAAAAGCCGCCTCGCATTTGAATTTCGATACACAGGCGGGGAAATCGGCCATGGTTTTCATCAATGGCGAAATCTGGGGAATTCACCATATACGCGAACGCTACGATAAACATTATTTCGCTCAGAAATACGGGGTGGATGAAGACAATCTGGATATCACAAAAACGCTTTATCCGACCAACGACAATATGGAAGAAGGCGACCCCGCTCATTATGCGGCCCTCAGTGCCTATTTCTGGTCGCATGAATTTTATTCCAATTCGGAATACGAATACATTCAAACACAAATGGATGTCGATAATTTTATCGATTACCACATTGCCGAAATCTTTTTCCTGAATGGCGATTGGGCAGGAGGAAACAATCACGGATTGTGGCGAGAGAAAGTGGCTTACAATCCCAATGCCGAGCAAGGGCGAGACGGACGATGGAGGTGGTTTATGTACGATGTAGACGGCGTGCTGATCAGACCTTGGATTGAAGACAACAGCATGCAGTTGGCGGTGAATCCGGATTTTGGTGAATCGACATTGTTTTTGAGAAAACTACTTCAGAATACCGATTTCAAAAACAAGTTTGTGAATCGATTCAGTGATATGTTGAATACAAGCTTTGCCTATGATTATGTGGCTCCTTTTATTTTGGCAAATAAAGAGAACCTCAGTCATGCCATCGACAAGCACATCGCCCGTTGGGGTACGCCGCCCAATTATGCATATTGGGAATCGGAGATTGACAAGGCTTTGGAAAGTTTACAGATTCGAGAGAACATACAAAGAGATCAATTGCGAAGTGTGCTGGGGATGTCTGATGCTTACACACTTACCGTGGAGGTGTCGGCAGAAGAGGCGGGATTTGTGCATGTCAATTCCATCGATATTTTGTCGGATACCGAAGGGATCGACGAGTCGCCCTATCCATGGAGTGGGACATATTTTAAGGATAAGCCGTTTCAAATTCATGCAAGGGCCAATTTTGGCTACAAGTTTTTGCATTGGGAGCACAATGCCGAAATTCTCACCGATAGTGTTTTGACAATCAATCTCTTGGCAAACGAAACCTATCGGGCCGTTTTCGAAGAGGACTTTACATCGGAGAATCCAATGCCTGTCGCTTTTGAAGCTTCTGCCTGCGGATACCAATTTACTTTTTGGGATGAAGATTCGCCCAAAGGTTCTTTCCCTGCACATATGGCTTTTGTGTACATGAACGAGGAGGACCCTACTTTGGAAAGTGAAATTGAGGGTTTTACCAATGGCAATTACGACTATACGAGCAAGACCAGAATCAGCGGATTGGGTGAAGAGGGCATCTCGTTTATCAATACAGGAAGCGGACGCGAGGGCTATCCCGACACAAAATTGGGCGGAGCCATTCTTTCGGTCAACACCAGTGGAATGGATAGCTTGAAACTGCTTTTTACGGCAGGTACGGTGGAGGCGAATTCAAGAGAATACAATTTGCGGCTGCAATACAGAATTGGCGACAAATTGCCTTTTGCCGATTGGCTTGATGAAAACAATGAACCTGTGGAATACATGCGTTCGTCGACGAGCGGACAAAGCGAGAATTTTGAATTGAACCTGCCCGCCGAATTAATGAATCGGGAATATGTGCAAATTCTGTGGCGGTATTATTTCACAGGTGTGCGAAACGATGAAGAAAGCGGAGCACGTGACGAGATTCGTTTGGATGATGTGCGTCTGCAATCCAACTTAAAACTTGAGACTCCCGTGATTGTGGATGAGATTTACGATACGTTTCGTTTGATCGAGGCCCAGAATGTGGTCAATCCCGCGGTGCGTTTTGAATTGGAAGCGGGTGGAAATATTTTGCTCAATCCGGGTTTTGAAACGGGCCAGGGTACGGTTTTCAGGGCCAATATTGCCGACTGCACGGATTGA
- a CDS encoding phage holin family protein: MGLKQSVSELLNLNELKNDILKLIEAKVELKKLEVQEKAESVVAELALQVVLLLVGSILLVFVLQVLAYALDQWLGEPYGLYIITTLVCAFFVGLIVQKDWFKSHLQAIIQKKIDARIEEKTEA, encoded by the coding sequence ATGGGATTGAAGCAATCTGTATCGGAGTTGTTGAATTTGAACGAGCTTAAAAACGATATTCTCAAACTGATCGAAGCCAAAGTGGAGCTGAAAAAGCTTGAAGTGCAAGAAAAGGCCGAAAGCGTAGTGGCTGAGTTGGCTTTGCAGGTTGTGCTTTTGTTGGTAGGAAGCATTCTGCTCGTTTTTGTTTTGCAGGTCTTGGCCTATGCCCTCGATCAATGGTTGGGCGAGCCGTACGGTTTATATATTATCACCACCTTGGTTTGTGCTTTTTTTGTGGGTTTAATTGTGCAAAAAGACTGGTTCAAAAGCCATTTGCAAGCCATTATCCAAAAGAAAATAGACGCACGCATCGAAGAAAAGACAGAGGCCTAA
- the priA gene encoding replication restart helicase PriA codes for MEDIELFQNDTVFVDVWLPVPIPGAFTYRVPRELAAEVAVGCRVIVPFGKNRVLTGIVSEVHDRPPKKYKAKYISDLMDNEPVVTDEQLWLFRWVADYYMSYAGEVMNMALPSGMKVNSESRMELNPDFEAFEHLSNEESDIVKTLQENDSLSYDDLGKYLEHSQVNKVIKSLIAKQAVIVFEQVKERYVPKKVRKIRLKSEFTHEHAVLALIEKLEKKEKQLEVLLTYLNHLPIEKLEEDNLHGIDKAFFRDAETSDSSLRTLTRNGVFEEFEVRVSRFPFNEKEQFGKVQLTEKQQEAADRIMQHFQTQQTVLFHGITGSGKTEVYIQLIQQVLDSGSQVLFMLPEIALTTQIVSRLQKVFGDKMGVYHSKFSANERVEVYMGVLKGQYQFVVGVRSSIFLPFSNLGLVIVDEEHETSYKQFDPAPRYHARDVAIMMAHKQHAKVLLGSATPSFESYWQAKAGRYGLVELHTRFGKAKLPDFIFVDMKEARKQEQVKQGFSEELIEAIAANIERKEQTIVFQNRRGYAPYLNCETCNWIGQCHQCAVTLTHHMYDNTLVCHYCGHKEAAPKVCPACSSTQLKSVGVGTEKIEEQLQEFFPSAKILRMDLDTTRSKNAYQQIINEFAEGEVDILVGTQMISKGLDFDNVSLVGIFNADKMIYFPDFRAAERAFQMITQVSGRAGRKDKPGRVLIQTGSPEHSVLQFVLNNDFPSFYAAEIGERGQFNYPPFSRIISISTKHIDRNLSHKAAGKLAEKLRSQLGAERILGPEKALVERIRNQYIFEVWVKLEKDKVNMAEVKRFIREEIVSLNTEKEFKAVRVVVNVDVL; via the coding sequence TTGGAAGATATCGAACTCTTTCAGAATGATACGGTCTTTGTCGATGTGTGGCTTCCGGTGCCTATTCCCGGAGCGTTCACCTACCGTGTGCCCCGCGAGCTTGCTGCCGAGGTGGCGGTGGGCTGTCGCGTGATTGTGCCTTTTGGAAAAAATAGGGTATTGACAGGGATTGTTTCGGAGGTGCACGATCGTCCGCCCAAAAAATACAAAGCCAAGTATATTTCCGACCTAATGGACAATGAGCCCGTGGTTACAGACGAACAACTGTGGCTTTTTCGCTGGGTGGCCGATTACTACATGAGCTATGCGGGCGAGGTGATGAACATGGCTTTGCCTTCGGGTATGAAGGTGAACAGCGAATCGCGGATGGAATTGAACCCTGATTTTGAAGCCTTTGAGCACCTGAGCAATGAAGAGAGCGACATTGTAAAAACTTTGCAGGAAAACGATTCTCTTTCTTACGACGACCTGGGAAAATACTTGGAGCACAGCCAAGTGAACAAGGTGATTAAAAGCTTAATTGCCAAGCAGGCAGTCATTGTTTTCGAGCAAGTAAAGGAACGCTACGTGCCCAAAAAGGTACGAAAAATAAGGCTGAAAAGTGAATTTACCCATGAGCACGCGGTGTTGGCCTTGATTGAAAAGCTGGAAAAAAAGGAGAAGCAACTCGAGGTGCTGCTCACCTATTTGAATCACCTGCCTATTGAAAAATTGGAAGAAGATAACCTGCATGGCATAGACAAGGCCTTTTTCAGGGATGCTGAAACTTCCGATTCTTCTTTGCGAACACTGACGAGAAATGGCGTTTTCGAAGAGTTTGAAGTGCGGGTTTCTCGTTTTCCATTCAATGAGAAAGAACAGTTTGGCAAAGTACAGCTGACTGAAAAACAACAGGAGGCGGCAGACCGTATCATGCAGCATTTTCAAACACAACAAACGGTGCTTTTTCACGGTATTACCGGCAGCGGTAAAACGGAAGTGTATATTCAGCTTATCCAACAGGTGCTCGACAGCGGATCGCAGGTTTTGTTTATGTTGCCCGAAATTGCCTTGACCACGCAAATCGTAAGTCGTCTGCAAAAGGTTTTTGGGGATAAAATGGGCGTGTACCATTCTAAGTTTTCGGCGAATGAAAGGGTAGAAGTGTATATGGGCGTGTTGAAAGGGCAATACCAATTTGTGGTTGGCGTGCGTTCGTCGATATTCCTTCCTTTCAGCAATTTGGGTTTGGTGATTGTGGATGAAGAGCACGAAACATCGTACAAACAGTTTGATCCCGCTCCACGCTATCACGCCCGCGATGTGGCCATTATGATGGCCCATAAACAACATGCCAAAGTGCTTTTGGGCTCGGCTACCCCTTCTTTCGAATCGTACTGGCAGGCCAAGGCGGGGCGTTACGGACTGGTCGAATTGCATACACGATTTGGCAAGGCCAAGCTTCCGGATTTTATATTCGTGGATATGAAAGAAGCCCGAAAACAAGAGCAAGTGAAACAGGGTTTCAGCGAAGAGTTGATCGAAGCCATTGCCGCCAATATCGAGCGAAAAGAACAAACGATAGTCTTTCAAAACCGCCGTGGCTATGCTCCCTACCTCAATTGTGAAACCTGCAATTGGATTGGGCAGTGCCATCAATGTGCCGTTACGTTGACACACCATATGTACGACAATACCTTGGTTTGTCATTACTGTGGGCATAAAGAGGCGGCTCCCAAAGTTTGCCCCGCGTGCAGCTCTACCCAGTTGAAATCGGTGGGTGTGGGCACGGAAAAGATCGAAGAGCAATTGCAGGAATTTTTTCCTTCGGCCAAAATCTTACGTATGGATTTGGATACCACCCGCTCGAAAAATGCCTATCAGCAAATTATCAATGAATTTGCCGAAGGTGAAGTCGATATTCTTGTGGGTACGCAAATGATTTCCAAGGGTTTGGATTTTGACAATGTGAGTCTGGTGGGGATTTTCAATGCCGATAAGATGATCTACTTCCCCGACTTTCGAGCGGCAGAAAGGGCTTTTCAGATGATTACCCAAGTGAGCGGAAGGGCCGGACGAAAAGACAAACCAGGCCGAGTACTGATTCAAACGGGAAGCCCCGAACACAGTGTATTGCAATTTGTGCTCAATAATGATTTCCCCAGTTTCTACGCAGCAGAAATTGGCGAGAGGGGGCAATTCAATTATCCGCCTTTTTCGCGTATCATCAGCATCAGCACAAAGCACATCGATAGAAACCTTTCGCACAAAGCGGCGGGTAAATTGGCCGAAAAACTGAGAAGCCAGCTGGGTGCAGAGCGGATATTGGGCCCCGAAAAGGCTTTGGTAGAGCGTATACGCAATCAGTATATTTTTGAAGTGTGGGTAAAACTGGAAAAGGACAAGGTGAACATGGCCGAAGTGAAGCGTTTTATTCGCGAAGAAATTGTTTCACTCAATACCGAGAAAGAGTTCAAGGCCGTGCGTGTGGTGGTGAATGTGGATGTGCTCTAA